In one Takifugu flavidus isolate HTHZ2018 chromosome 9, ASM371156v2, whole genome shotgun sequence genomic region, the following are encoded:
- the leprotl1 gene encoding leptin receptor overlapping transcript-like 1, translated as MAGIKALISLSFGGAIGLMFLMLGCALPAYDKYWPLFLLFFYILSPIPYCISRRVVDDTDSASNACKELAIFLTTGIVISAFGLPVIFARADVIAWGACALVLTGNVVIFGTILGFFLVFGSNDDFSWQQW; from the exons ATGGCTGGGATCAAAG CTCTCATCAGCCTGTCCTTTGGAGGAGCCATTGGCCTCATGTTTCTCATGCTGGGATGTGCCCTGCCTGCGTATGa CAAATACTGGcctttgttcctcctcttcttctacaTCCTCTCCCCGATCCCGTACTGCATCTCCAGGAGAGTGGTGGATGACACAGACTCGGCCAGCAACGCCTGCAAGGAGCTGGCCATCTTCCTCACAACGGGCATCGTCATCTCGGCCTTCGGCCTCCCCGTCATCTTCGCCAGAGCTGACGTT ATCGCCTGGGGGGCGTGTGCCCTCGTGCTAACGGGGAACGTAGTCATCTTCGGGACCATCCTGGGCTTCTTCCTGGTCTTCGGCTCCAACGACGACTTCAGCTGGCAGCAGTGGTAA